One genomic segment of Rhizobium viscosum includes these proteins:
- a CDS encoding AbiU2 domain-containing protein: MSNKIKLVHAVKDWNTLNSIAVQGYADGLECLASVDLLERANAPEVIAGVNKDGLALTLRLLVNSTLFRLHVFVVRAFAEVRHPDDRHLRAAITFLKEDGRLGDVPWPVHRQRLEKAIWIFDRALIDQRLARLKHMRNKQLAHFAIYETEGGPTYTDLFEFATLTASIWEHLGYGTQQIMIDMEDQMKAYRRSAETFWSAFQRATADQ; this comes from the coding sequence ATGTCCAATAAAATCAAACTGGTTCATGCCGTTAAAGACTGGAATACATTGAATTCAATAGCCGTTCAGGGCTACGCCGACGGCCTTGAATGCCTTGCCTCGGTCGATTTGCTGGAAAGGGCCAACGCACCGGAGGTGATTGCGGGGGTTAACAAGGACGGCTTGGCTCTGACCTTGAGATTGCTTGTCAACAGCACGCTGTTTCGGCTCCATGTTTTCGTGGTGCGCGCGTTTGCGGAAGTTCGTCATCCCGACGACCGACATCTTCGCGCGGCGATTACTTTCCTTAAGGAAGATGGCCGGCTGGGTGACGTACCATGGCCGGTTCACCGTCAGCGCCTTGAAAAAGCGATCTGGATATTCGACCGGGCACTCATCGATCAACGCTTGGCGCGTCTGAAACATATGCGCAACAAGCAACTTGCGCATTTTGCTATCTATGAAACGGAGGGTGGTCCTACCTACACCGACCTCTTCGAGTTTGCGACGCTGACCGCGTCGATCTGGGAACACTTAGGCTACGGCACCCAGCAGATCATGATCGATATGGAAGATCAGATGAAAGCCTATCGACGCAGTGCGGAGACGTTCTGGTCCGCCTTTCAAAGAGCGACAGCGGACCAATAA
- a CDS encoding toll/interleukin-1 receptor domain-containing protein, with amino-acid sequence MPSVFFSYSHADEKLRDQLEKQLSMLKRQGVIETWHDRRIGAGQDIDQAIDDHINTDNIILLLVSPDFIASDYCYDIEMQRAMERHERGEAIVIPVILRASDWHEAPFGKLKAVPLDGKPITQWPDIDEAFLQVAKAVREAAGRFGGEVATPVRRSAVAERFSATTPVAPRSSNLRLAKSFTQKDKDQFRDETFEYIARFFENSLSELGDRNPGFEGVFRRVDANRFFATIYQNGKDAARGTVYMGGDIWGGGINYTQGHSTSSNSMNESLNVEADELALYLTNMGMMSFGGERDQKLSQEGAAELLWEAFIRPLQTTRY; translated from the coding sequence ATGCCGAGCGTTTTCTTTTCCTATTCGCACGCTGATGAAAAGCTGAGGGATCAGCTAGAAAAGCAATTGTCCATGCTGAAGCGCCAAGGGGTGATCGAAACATGGCATGACCGGCGCATCGGCGCGGGGCAGGACATTGATCAGGCCATCGACGACCACATTAACACGGACAACATCATCCTGTTGCTCGTCAGCCCCGACTTCATCGCGTCCGACTATTGCTATGACATTGAAATGCAACGGGCGATGGAGCGTCACGAGCGCGGGGAAGCAATCGTCATTCCTGTCATCCTCAGAGCTTCCGATTGGCATGAGGCGCCTTTCGGCAAGCTGAAGGCGGTTCCACTCGACGGTAAACCGATCACGCAGTGGCCGGACATCGACGAGGCCTTCCTTCAGGTGGCAAAGGCGGTTCGTGAGGCAGCCGGGAGGTTCGGAGGCGAGGTTGCGACGCCTGTGCGGCGCTCGGCGGTGGCCGAGCGTTTTTCGGCAACCACTCCGGTCGCGCCTCGCTCCAGCAACCTCCGGCTGGCCAAATCTTTTACACAGAAAGATAAAGATCAGTTCCGCGACGAAACGTTTGAATATATTGCCCGCTTTTTCGAAAACTCTCTCAGCGAGCTGGGCGATCGTAATCCCGGGTTTGAAGGGGTCTTCCGGCGCGTCGATGCCAACCGTTTCTTCGCCACGATCTACCAGAACGGCAAGGATGCTGCACGGGGTACCGTGTACATGGGCGGAGACATCTGGGGAGGGGGTATCAACTACACCCAGGGCCATTCGACCAGCAGCAATAGCATGAACGAGTCGCTGAACGTCGAAGCCGACGAGTTGGCGCTTTACCTGACGAATATGGGCATGATGTCCTTTGGCGGGGAGCGGGATCAAAAACTCTCGCAGGAGGGCGCTGCCGAGTTACTTTGGGAAGCGTTTATTCGACCATTGCAGACTACCAGATATTGA
- a CDS encoding type IV secretory system conjugative DNA transfer family protein, translating to MFFNFSLLFSLRLGWGDIVTYKFDPLGDLQRNLSLALKSAKWGLKAGRSLKARSARRDIEKLYGPEVADAVEAAIRSGRDPGPIIERAKRDLAARQERERVLADPPPLYGSARWPNSTDLRPYLRDKSAFDNPRSILLGTFSDEGQSTPAGYVHWDGDGHLLTIAPTRSGKGKTTIIPNLLRYQGSCVVLDPKGELFEATSKSRSKLGPVYRIAPLDRGSGKPVHRFDPLSRVRRESDARAIAQQMFPHDPKASSFFADEAVGFVTAVIMYVRHKAPQGRRTLATACEMASLKGRHLLKAARKMETFPPSADAARAILEKDPMRDLKVLEATLTSKLYEWKDTEILRSIDGNDVSFESLKDRPATVYIEIPFDMMKTFAGWLRVVLKTALDAMLANPRVPEIPVLFVLDEFLNIGRFPEYRDAIRTHAGAGVRLWFFLQDIYSIEEHYPGNSWRPFLNCAVKQFFGINDEETAKMIGGYLGHKTHAIRTTSTGANVSSHQQDWDGSTNTSFSSTENIQFLGRPLLTSDEVRELLGGWQGDGWRYGITDIAGTRPFKTQLVVHEKSETCRQRIGMMRGHNHG from the coding sequence TTGTTTTTCAATTTTAGCTTGTTATTCTCGCTCCGGTTGGGGTGGGGCGATATTGTGACCTATAAGTTTGATCCTTTAGGTGATCTTCAGCGTAACCTTTCGCTGGCGCTGAAATCGGCAAAATGGGGACTGAAAGCCGGGCGGAGCCTCAAAGCCCGTTCCGCGCGGCGTGATATCGAAAAGCTTTATGGTCCTGAAGTGGCCGATGCTGTCGAAGCCGCCATCCGTTCCGGCCGAGACCCTGGCCCGATCATCGAACGCGCCAAGCGTGACCTGGCGGCTCGACAGGAACGCGAACGCGTGCTCGCCGACCCACCTCCCCTCTATGGCTCGGCTAGGTGGCCCAATTCGACGGATCTACGGCCTTATCTCCGCGACAAATCAGCCTTCGACAACCCACGCTCCATCCTTCTCGGCACTTTCAGCGATGAGGGCCAATCCACACCGGCGGGATACGTCCATTGGGATGGCGACGGCCATCTTCTGACCATCGCTCCCACCCGGTCGGGCAAAGGCAAGACCACAATCATTCCAAACCTTTTGCGCTATCAGGGCAGCTGCGTTGTTCTTGACCCCAAAGGCGAGCTGTTCGAAGCCACCTCCAAGTCGCGCAGCAAGCTCGGCCCGGTCTACCGGATCGCCCCGCTGGACCGCGGGTCAGGCAAACCGGTGCACCGCTTTGATCCTCTGAGCCGCGTCCGGCGAGAATCCGACGCCCGCGCAATTGCGCAGCAGATGTTTCCGCACGATCCCAAGGCCTCGTCATTCTTCGCTGACGAAGCCGTCGGCTTCGTGACCGCGGTCATCATGTATGTTCGCCACAAGGCGCCGCAAGGCCGCCGAACTTTGGCAACTGCTTGCGAGATGGCGTCGCTGAAGGGCCGCCATCTTCTCAAGGCGGCCAGGAAGATGGAGACCTTTCCGCCCTCAGCCGACGCCGCACGCGCGATCCTCGAAAAGGACCCGATGCGTGATCTGAAGGTCCTTGAGGCCACGCTGACAAGCAAGCTCTACGAATGGAAAGATACGGAAATCCTCCGAAGCATTGATGGCAACGACGTCAGCTTCGAAAGCCTTAAGGACCGTCCCGCGACGGTCTATATCGAGATCCCGTTCGACATGATGAAGACGTTCGCGGGCTGGCTCCGCGTCGTTCTCAAAACCGCTCTCGACGCCATGCTCGCCAACCCGCGCGTCCCCGAAATTCCGGTGCTGTTCGTACTCGACGAGTTCTTGAATATAGGCCGTTTCCCAGAATATCGCGACGCGATCCGCACCCATGCGGGCGCAGGCGTGCGGCTGTGGTTCTTCCTGCAGGATATCTATTCGATCGAGGAGCACTATCCGGGCAACAGCTGGCGGCCGTTCCTGAACTGCGCTGTCAAGCAGTTCTTTGGGATCAATGACGAGGAGACGGCCAAGATGATCGGCGGCTATCTCGGCCATAAGACCCATGCCATCCGCACTACGAGCACCGGCGCCAACGTGTCGTCGCATCAGCAGGACTGGGACGGATCCACCAACACCAGCTTCTCGTCGACCGAGAACATTCAATTCCTCGGCCGTCCACTGCTCACCAGCGACGAAGTCCGGGAGCTGCTCGGCGGCTGGCAAGGCGACGGCTGGCGCTATGGAATTACCGACATTGCAGGCACACGCCCGTTCAAGACGCAACTTGTCGTCCACGAGAAGAGCGAAACCTGCCGCCAACGCATTGGGATGATGAGAGGGCACAATCATGGCTGA
- a CDS encoding Fic/DOC family protein — protein MVRYNAVEDPLCYPGTHVLRNKADIEDQDQLDEFEQLMFDSRAQETLPEGNLDFAHYLALHRHFFQDVYEWAGEVRTIRTGKGENWFCYPEYIVPEAEKLFTQLAERKHLADLETKDAFAQGAAWFLAEINAIHPFREGNGRTQLVFLTMLARNAGYELDETQLQPGPFLDAMIVSFSGDLEPLAVEIRRMI, from the coding sequence GTGGTCCGTTACAATGCCGTCGAAGATCCGCTCTGCTATCCGGGCACCCATGTTCTGCGCAACAAGGCCGATATTGAAGACCAGGACCAACTGGACGAGTTCGAACAGTTGATGTTCGACTCACGGGCGCAGGAGACCCTGCCCGAAGGAAACCTCGATTTCGCGCACTATCTGGCGCTGCACCGACATTTCTTTCAAGATGTCTACGAATGGGCTGGTGAAGTCCGTACCATCCGCACCGGCAAGGGTGAGAATTGGTTCTGCTATCCCGAATACATTGTGCCGGAAGCGGAGAAGTTATTCACGCAGTTGGCCGAACGCAAACACCTGGCCGATCTCGAAACAAAGGATGCCTTCGCACAAGGCGCGGCATGGTTTCTGGCGGAGATCAACGCGATCCATCCATTCCGCGAAGGCAATGGCCGTACCCAACTGGTATTTCTAACAATGCTGGCTCGCAATGCCGGTTACGAACTGGACGAAACACAATTGCAACCCGGCCCATTCCTGGATGCCATGATCGTCAGTTTCAGCGGCGACCTCGAACCTCTGGCGGTCGAAATCCGCAGGATGATATAA
- a CDS encoding phage integrase N-terminal domain-containing protein: MDNLNMDLVRLCRRNRDGSFGTQTNRSRGLAAMADELLELGYKLPTAASLKPKHVDALVEKWLNDDKSDASIRNRLSWLRWWAEKIGKPNVVSRDNATYGVAERGETHRNRAQTLDTTQLQAIESPHIQASVLLQVAFGLRREEAIKFRPHIAMRADHIALQPSWTKGGRARTIPITTLDQRQTLHHIAALVKGQGSLIPVDLTYVEQLKRYEYQTHKAGLRNTHGFRHAYAQQRYKVLAGLPCPLAGGKTWKEMTPKEREADRAARRQISAELGHGRLKVTDTYLGSAF, translated from the coding sequence ATGGACAACCTAAACATGGACCTGGTGCGGCTGTGCCGCCGCAACCGGGACGGTTCTTTCGGCACGCAAACCAACCGCTCGCGCGGCTTGGCCGCAATGGCGGACGAACTGCTCGAACTCGGCTACAAGCTGCCGACGGCAGCTTCGCTCAAACCCAAGCACGTCGACGCACTCGTCGAGAAATGGCTCAACGACGACAAGAGCGATGCCAGCATCCGTAACCGGCTGAGCTGGCTGCGCTGGTGGGCCGAGAAGATCGGCAAGCCGAACGTGGTCAGCCGCGACAACGCCACCTATGGCGTCGCCGAACGCGGTGAAACCCACCGCAATCGCGCCCAAACCCTCGACACGACCCAACTCCAGGCGATCGAAAGCCCGCATATCCAGGCCTCCGTCCTGCTGCAGGTCGCGTTCGGCTTGCGTCGCGAGGAAGCGATCAAGTTTCGGCCACATATCGCCATGCGCGCCGACCATATCGCGCTGCAGCCGAGCTGGACTAAAGGCGGCCGCGCCCGGACGATCCCGATCACCACATTGGACCAGCGCCAGACGCTCCACCACATCGCCGCCCTCGTCAAAGGTCAGGGATCGCTGATCCCCGTGGATCTGACCTATGTCGAGCAGCTCAAGCGTTATGAATACCAGACCCACAAGGCCGGCCTGCGCAATACGCACGGGTTCCGCCACGCCTATGCTCAGCAACGGTATAAGGTACTTGCCGGACTCCCCTGCCCGCTCGCTGGCGGCAAGACCTGGAAGGAGATGACGCCGAAGGAGCGCGAGGCCGATCGCGCCGCGCGGCGGCAGATTTCCGCTGAACTCGGTCATGGCCGTCTCAAGGTCACCGATACCTATCTCGGGAGTGCCTTCTGA
- a CDS encoding M48 family metalloprotease, whose translation MAEATIEYEKLQNSSLTTWLGLVFGSWVGLAWASFISLPVGLGVGIVTGSMLGGVLAVPLWGTLWGFTGLWRQRENAIRKHGITLLKEEDPLAQRVYALAARLGLNTRPWVGTMPHNNAYAIGGSPNNALVVIGQPLIDTLSEPEVDAIIGHELGHIANNDMRRMGLARSFQNSLVWYLGFSKTLQRWGRWLLTWFSELLVLRLSRSREYWADAIGAALTSKEHMITALEKLHNEPELSEFEREHARLMFHGFAEGSWLCTHPTLGERRAALEAETYLGLLPVLKTAKTISASSTVPPSAENIAYAKQSD comes from the coding sequence ATGGCTGAAGCGACAATTGAATACGAAAAGCTCCAGAACAGCAGTCTGACAACCTGGCTTGGCTTGGTCTTCGGCAGCTGGGTCGGGCTGGCCTGGGCCAGCTTTATCTCCCTGCCGGTCGGCTTAGGCGTCGGGATTGTCACCGGAAGTATGTTGGGCGGCGTCCTGGCCGTCCCGCTCTGGGGAACGCTTTGGGGATTTACCGGCCTGTGGCGGCAACGCGAGAATGCGATCCGCAAACATGGCATCACTCTGCTGAAGGAGGAAGATCCCTTGGCCCAGCGCGTCTATGCACTGGCTGCCAGACTCGGCCTCAACACCCGGCCATGGGTCGGCACCATGCCCCACAACAACGCCTACGCCATCGGCGGCAGTCCCAATAATGCCCTGGTCGTCATCGGCCAACCCCTCATCGATACCTTGAGCGAACCCGAGGTGGACGCCATCATCGGGCACGAGTTAGGTCATATTGCCAATAACGACATGCGCCGCATGGGCCTCGCCCGCTCTTTCCAAAACTCCCTGGTCTGGTATCTGGGGTTCTCCAAAACTCTCCAGCGCTGGGGCCGCTGGCTCCTCACCTGGTTTTCGGAATTGCTGGTCCTGCGGCTCTCGCGCAGCCGCGAATACTGGGCCGATGCCATCGGCGCCGCGCTCACCAGCAAGGAACATATGATTACCGCTCTGGAAAAGCTGCACAACGAGCCGGAACTGAGCGAATTCGAGCGTGAGCATGCCCGACTGATGTTCCATGGCTTCGCCGAAGGTTCTTGGCTATGCACGCATCCAACCCTCGGTGAGCGACGGGCGGCTCTCGAAGCCGAGACCTATCTCGGGCTTCTTCCTGTCTTGAAGACCGCAAAAACAATTTCCGCGTCCTCAACCGTACCGCCGTCGGCCGAGAATATAGCCTATGCAAAGCAAAGCGACTGA
- a CDS encoding DUF3768 domain-containing protein, with amino-acid sequence MSASTLRIRLLNDQLRAFPFPPRGEMVMTCGVADLPADDLSEVLHQVRTFDAFTADNDPHGEHDFGNFTYNGVRYSWKIDYYDRDKEYGSPDPSDPAVTCRVLTVMRADEY; translated from the coding sequence ATGAGCGCGTCCACCCTTCGCATCCGTCTGCTGAACGATCAGCTGCGCGCGTTCCCGTTTCCACCCCGTGGCGAGATGGTTATGACCTGCGGCGTGGCTGACCTTCCGGCCGATGACCTCAGTGAGGTCCTGCACCAAGTTCGGACATTCGACGCCTTTACCGCCGATAACGATCCTCACGGTGAGCATGACTTTGGCAACTTCACATACAATGGCGTCCGCTATTCTTGGAAGATCGACTATTACGATCGCGACAAGGAGTATGGCTCGCCTGATCCGAGCGATCCGGCCGTCACCTGCCGAGTACTGACAGTGATGCGCGCCGACGAATACTGA
- a CDS encoding recombinase family protein: MRQNSLSSRLVGYARVSTGGQDLAYQLERLRSAGCRRIFHEKRSGKNTTDRPELHKLLRLLKPGDVLLATVSDRVARDPMDMLTILNSVKASGAGLRLLDEPFIDTTSELADLFLFILGWFARWHRLRILENTAHGREMARRRGVKFGRKPKLGPSDRKIVVERLSNGEPCAQIARAFGVSKSTILRIR; this comes from the coding sequence ATGCGCCAAAATTCCTTATCTTCCCGTCTTGTAGGTTACGCCCGTGTAAGCACGGGCGGACAGGATCTTGCCTATCAGCTCGAACGGCTGCGATCAGCAGGATGCAGAAGGATTTTCCATGAGAAGCGCAGCGGCAAGAACACAACGGATCGTCCGGAACTGCATAAGCTTCTCCGGTTACTGAAACCCGGTGATGTGTTGCTGGCGACCGTCAGTGATCGCGTGGCTCGCGACCCGATGGATATGCTGACCATTCTCAACAGCGTCAAAGCCTCTGGGGCCGGTCTACGGCTTCTCGATGAGCCATTTATCGATACGACATCCGAGCTCGCCGACTTGTTTCTTTTCATTCTGGGATGGTTCGCGCGGTGGCATCGGTTGCGAATTCTGGAGAATACCGCTCATGGCCGCGAAATGGCACGGCGACGGGGCGTCAAATTCGGACGTAAACCTAAACTCGGTCCAAGCGACCGGAAAATTGTGGTGGAACGCCTCAGCAATGGCGAGCCATGCGCGCAAATCGCGAGGGCGTTCGGCGTCAGTAAAAGTACGATTCTGCGGATTCGCTAA